ATTCCAACTTATTGATGTTCACCAAGGACCCGTTAGAACCATTTTGCGCTGCATATTTTAAAAAGGAAACGTTATTGGTCAATGACCATTTGCCCTGCGCATTGCGGGAGCGGACACAAAAAGAATGGACTCCCATACTTAGCGACGCAATGGGAACATTTACAGGTACAGCATTAATATCCAAGGCAGGCGAAACCACAACATTGGTGGCATTGCCAAAGCCCGGATCCACATCAATAAAATATTCCATTTTGTTGATGTGGGACTGCGCCACGGACGCTCCTGCCAGACAAACTAAACAGAGGCCAGTAAGGTATTTGAGAAATATCTTCCCGAAGGAATGAGTTGCTATCATAATTCTGATCTTTAAGTTTAAAAAATAGAAAATCAGAAATGATTAGTCGTTCGATCTAGTGCTGATGGTTACATTAAGAGTACCGGTACCTATTGCAGGAACCGTTAAATCATAGATAGTAGGAATTTCAGGAATACCCGATAAACGATAAGGCAAATTACCACCGGTCATACCGCAATCTACACCGTTATATCCGGCACCGATAGCAGGGGAACCCGTTTTCAGGAAATAGTAGCCATCGCTAGAACCGGTACTTACAAAAAGATTAATACTCGTTACGTTTTGCAAATTACCATTACCCGCCGGAAACTGCGTTTGTCCGCATACATTATTAAAGGCCACGCTATTGTTAAGTGTTACAACTCCGCCAACCAAAATATTATTATTGATCTGCGCATTATAAGTAGTGATATAACTATTCGATACAAACGTATTGTTTTCAATAATCGGATAAACGGTTGAGGGTAGATTAATCCCATACGAACTACCGCCTACTGAAAAGAAATTATTGGCAATCAGAATGCGATTAGCGTTCACCGTTCCACTATAGGAGATTCCCGTTACTGAATTTTGGAAGAAATTACAAGAGTCAGCACCCAAATACAAAGTTGCTATCCCCGTAATGTTATTCCGCTGAAACGTTATGTTTTTTTCGCGGATTGCAAGCGAAGATATGGTCATTCCCATCACTACGCTGCCAAAACTTCCGGCATTCATATTTAAAGAGACAACAGAGGAGGTATAGGTATTAGCTTGCTTACCGATATTAGAACCTACACCCGAAAGGTAGTATCCATTACCGATAATCACCACTCTCTTTGTTACAGTAGTTGTGGCATATGCTGTTTGAGAAGGCTCTACGTGAATTGTATCACCCGGCAAGGTGGTGACCGCACTCAAGGCCAAAGCAATCGTAGAGTAAGGAGCATTAAAGCCTGAATTATTCACACGCCAAACGGTAGCATTAGATTGGTTAAAGAAGAATACTGAAAGTAAAACAGTTAATAAGGAAGAATAGATTTTCATGATGCTTTTTTTGGTTTTGGTTTATTATTTATAATGGCATCAAAGCTACCATTATTATCTATAATTTTTTTGAAGAACCACCTATGCGATTGTTTGGATTCCTATAAAAATGCCTATTGAAGGCGAGCTCTCCTTTGGTTTATTTCTTCTGACCCGTAATGTGTTGGACACCGAGTTTGGTTTAAGGTTCGCGCCGTCAATAGGGCAGGAGATTAGAGTGCTGTTTTTCTGATTAATATTTCGTTTAAATCAGGCAAGTATATTACTTGACAAAAACAGCCCACTTCATTCATAAAAATACATGAATTCAGAATCTAGTCGCTTATTTTATGTTTGCGCTAAAACTTACTAAAAGCAAATGACCACCGCCATCATTATCACCATCTGCGCCCTGTTGCTCATTGCCTACCTCTTTGATATTAGCTCCGCGCTAACTAAGATTCCCTCCGTCATTTTATTGCTATTGCTGGGTTGGGCCGTTCGGCAGACCACGATTTTCCTGAATATCACCATGCCTGACCTCACCCGCCTGCTGCCCGCTATTGGCACCATCGGGCTGATTCTGATTGTTCTGGACGGAGCGCTGGAATTGGAACTTAATAAATCAAAGTATAAAGTAATTGGCAAGTCGTTTTTCATGTCCATGATTCCTATGTTGTTGACTGCTTCATTATTGACCTGGGCGTTCCACTATTTTTCCTCATCAGGTTATAAAGAAGCCTTACTCAACGCCATTCCATTTTGTGTTATCAGCAGTGCCATCGCTATACCAAGTTCTAGAAACCTCTCCTCTTTCAACAGAGAATTTATTGTTTATGAAAGCAGTTTATCCGATGTTCTGGGCGTATTGTTTTTCAATTTTATTGCGTTGCACAGTTATATTGATTTGCACTCCTTTACAGATTTTGGTTCGCAAATCCTCATTATCATAATTATATCGTTTATAGCAATCTTAGGACTTTCATTTTTACTCAGCCGCATCAAACATCACATCACTTACACCCCAATTATTTTATTAGTCATCTTAATCTATGAAGTCTCCAAAGTCTATAATCTGCCGGGTCTGATATTTATTCTGGTATTTGGTATGTTCCTAGGCAATCTCGACCAACTCAAAAGATTCAATTGGATAGAAAAATTTCGACCGGAAAAGTTAGATAAAGAAATAGTCAAGTTTAAAGACATTACCATCGAAGCCACTTTTCTGGTTCGCGCCCTGTTTTTTCTTCTCTTTGGCTTTTTGATGGAGGCTCATGAAATACTGAACACTCAAACACTTCCCTGGGCCGCAGCAATCGTCGCTGGCATCCTATTGATTCGATTGGTTTCACTGCTTCTTGCCAAACTTTCGGTATTACCCTTGTTATTCTTTGCTCCTCGTGGACTTATCACGATTCTGCTCTTTATAGCCATTGTTCCGGACCAGCAAATTCCACTCGTCAATAATTCTTTAATCATTCAAACTGTTGTTCTTTCGGTATTGGTAATGATGTTTGGCTTGATGTTTAAACCGAAAATAGCCAGTAACCTTTAGTAAAGTTGAATTTGACAGAGGAGAAATGATTGTTTATTAGAGCACTTACATCACGGACAATTTTGATTTTTCCTTTCTTTGTATTTATCCTCCTTTATTAGTCAATTCGGCAATAATCGTTCGCTGAGGATATGTGTTGCAGAAATAGTAGCTATAAGTATGGATAAGATTTTGTCATTTCACCCGTTTCTCTGCCACATTGTCCTCTTCCTTTTCCACTTTTGACCGATTTATTGCTATTCGGTACCCATCTCCAGCTATTCGGTCCCTATTAGTAAGAGACAGATGCCTGGAAGCTAAAAACAGGCAGTGCCCTTAAATTTTCGAAGCCATCTCTTCTGAGCAATTATCATGGTTAAAGTCGTTTAGTATGAGCTAGATTCTCACCACGCTGAAGTGCGGTGCTATAACTCGGTCATTCATGGCGGAGTGGCTGGTGTAAAGAGCTATGGCATTATGCACAGAACACCTGTATCTAGCATAAATAGAATCATAAACAGAACTATAAACTCATACAGTCAATTTCTGATTAAAAAGAAAGAACCGGTTTTAGCAACCGCTAGTTAAATCGCTTTTTCTTTCTTCGCTCCTATCATGGCATTGATGCTGAATATTGAAACCTCCTCTCCGGTCTGTTCGGTTTGCTTATCAAAAGATAGCAACATTATAGATTACCGTGAAGATATGGCGGGCACATCTCATGCTCGTTTGCTCACAATTTTTATTGATGAGTTGTTTAAGCAGAATCACATTTCGATGAAAGAACTCGATGCAGTTGCTATCAGTTCTGGTCCCGGTTCATACACCGGATTGCGTGTGGGATTCTCGGTAGCTAAAGGCTTGTGCTATGCACTGGAAAAGCCATTGATTTCCATCCCTACACTCCTTGCTTTGTTTATCGGGATGAAACAAAAAGTGAATAACGAATCGGCCTTCTACCTACCGGTGATGGATGCACGAAGGATGGATATATATACCGCGCTTTATAAAGCAGACGGAAAGGAAATGATTCCCGCATCAGCGCCTACCGTCAATACCAGTTTTGAAGAAATGCTTATTCACTATGGGCAGATTTATGTGGGTGGCAACGCAGCCTCAAAATGCAAACAGGTTTTCACCTCACCCTTCATTCATTATGTTGAAGGGATAGATTGCGATTCGCGTACCATGATTATGCTGGCAGAAAAGAAATTTCAGGAACAACAATTTGAAGATGTCGCTTACTTTGAACCTCGTTATCTAAAAGAATTCGGCGCAAAATAAATATTGTGGCAGTCGTCCGATCACCAAATACTCCTAAGGTTGTCTATGAACTTCTCTAACAAAAACCGTCAACATTTCCTAGAACAACTGACTAATCAGTCATTTGACTTATTGGTAATCGGCGGAGGAATTACCGGCTGCGGTATTGCTTTAGATGCTGCACTTCGCGGCATGAAGGTGGCTTTGGTAGAGAAAAATGATTTTGCTTCTGGGACTAGTTCCCGCTCAACGAAATTGATTCACGGCGGACTTCGCTATCTCAAACAATTTGAACTGGGATTGGTCCACCAGATGGGGCGCGAGCGAGCCGTAGTTTATCAAAATGCCCGCCACCTCGTAATCCCCGAAAAAATGTTGCTGCCTATTGAAGAAGGTGGTTCACTTGGAAAGTCAGCTATTTCGCTGGCATTGCTAGCCTATGATTTCCTCGCCGGCATTCGCCGTAAGGAGCATCGCAAGATGTTAGACAAACGAGAGACCATGACCACCGAGCCCTTGTTGAATCCAGAAGAGTTAATCGGTGGAGGTTTATACTATGAGTATCGGACCGACGATGCCCGGTTGACCATCGAAGTGGCTAAAAGCGCCTATGCCTCTGGCGCCCTGTTGTTGAATTATCTGGAAGCCAAAGAATTTTTGTATGATGAAAACAAAAAAATAGAAGGAATTAAGGGACTGGATAAAATTTCGGGCAGGGAGATTGAATTCCGTGCCACCGTTGTGGTGAACGCCACCGGGCCATGGGTAGATTTATTGCGCAAAGAAGATAACTCACTGAAAGGCAAACGTCTTCAACTCACCAATGGGGTACATCTCGTGGTCTCGATTAAAAAACTTTCATTGAAACAAGCGGCTTATTTCGATGTAGGCGATGGCCGAATGATTTTCGCCATCCCTCGTGGTGAAATTACCTACATAGGAACGACAGATACGGTTTACAATAAAAGCATTGATAGCCCCTATTGCACTAGAGAAGATGCGCAGTACCTTCTTGATGCGGTAAACCGAATCTTTGCGATAGAGCCTTTGCAGTTATCCGATATTGAATCTACTTGGGCAGGACTACGTCCGCTGATTTTTGAAGATGGGAAATCTCCCGAAGACATTTCACGCAAAGATGAAATCATACATTCTTCATCCGGCTTAATTTCTATCGCAGGTGGCAAACTGACCGGGTATCGAGTTATGGCAGAAAAGACGGTTGACATCTTAGTAAAGTATTTAAACGGTAATTTCAAACCATGCAGGACTCGCGAAACAAGACTAAGTGGCGGTGATTTTAAAAATGACAACGACCTGAAAGAAACACTCAAGCATTTGATGAGTGAAGGAGAGCAAGCAGAAATTCCAGCTATAAAAATTCAGGAATGGTTTTATCGTTATGGCAGAAACACCACTGCCATTATTGAAACTGTGAAGAAACTAACTTCTATTATCAAGACTGAAGACACCAAATATGACGAGGCAGAACTACAGTATTGTATAGAACATGAGATGGTCTATCACCTGAACGATTATCTCATCCGCCGCAGCGGACGATTATTCTTTGAGAGAAAACAGTATGAAATCCGGATTGCCCCACTTGCTCATTATATAGGAAAAGAACTAGGGCTTAACGAAACGGATACCCAGAAGATGGTAACAGAGACGAGACAGGAATTTGACAAGGCCGTCGGCTTCTAGTTTCAGAAGATTATTCAAACTCCAGAATCACATGATTCTTTTCTACCGGTTTGCGGAGTTCGGCATTGATACTTTTTACTTTCCCATCCCTCGGCGACTTGATAACATTCTCCATTTTCATCGCCTCTAAAATCAGTAAGGTATCGCCTTTCTTTACTTCATCACCTACCTTTACCGACCAGTGAATAATCAAACCGGGCATCGGTGCTTTTATAAATTTAACCTGTGAGGTAACCTTGGTGCTGATTCCTAATTTTTGCAATAGCAAATCATATTTATCCTTGATAGAAATCTCGTAATCATTTCCGTTCACGTTCACTACCATGGTTTTATCTTCAGCATTAAAACTCACCACAGCGGCGTTATAGCCCTTGTTATCGCGAATAATATGAAAGGCATTATCTCTGATTTCCACTAAGTCCCATTCCACCGGCTTACCATTTAAGATGTTATTCTCAATCGTAAATTCTTCTTTGCCGTTTACCTTTATCTTAATCATACTTTTGTTTTAGGGTTTGCAAGGATATTAAAGAAATCTTTTGATGTCCACTTCTGGCATTAAGGTTTTGTTATTCAGGATATGTTCGGCAAAGTGATTCGCAAAATAGGGAGCCAATGAAAGTCCTTTGGTTCCCATACCATTAAATATTCCCACCTGTGGAAACTCGGGATGAAAACCAATAAAAGGCCGCCGGTCCTTTACCGTTGGACGAATAGCTGATTCATGGCCGACAACTTCAAAAGGAGCTTTTAGAAAAGAGCGCAAATTGGCCAACAATTCATTCTTTCCCTTTTCGCTTGGTTGGTCATCATCAAAATACCAATCATGAGTGGCCCCGATATAATACTCATCGGCTTCTCCTTCTGGCATGACCAAGACCTCGCCGATGAGAATACGATCTGCATAAAAATCTTTCATTTTTATTTTTAGTCTTTCACCCTTTGCCAATTGAAATGGAAAGTATTTGAAGTACGGGTTCTCGACAGCGAAAGCCCCTTCACAAAAAATGATCTTTTTGGCGCTTAAATCTTTCCAGAATATATCGTCATTCTCTATTCTCATTTCATCCACCGTAAATTTCTCTTCCACTAAATTATTATTGGAAAGAAGATAATCTCTGTATGCCTTTAGAAATTTTGCCGTTTTAAGTCTTGTTGCGCCGCGTATCTCGAATCCGCCAAAGTCATTTTTTACCTTATCCCTGTCAAGATAGATGATCTCTTCACTTTTCAGATAGGCAAGGTATTCGTAAGAAGCACAGCGCAAAC
This portion of the Bacteroidota bacterium genome encodes:
- a CDS encoding sodium:proton antiporter: MTTAIIITICALLLIAYLFDISSALTKIPSVILLLLLGWAVRQTTIFLNITMPDLTRLLPAIGTIGLILIVLDGALELELNKSKYKVIGKSFFMSMIPMLLTASLLTWAFHYFSSSGYKEALLNAIPFCVISSAIAIPSSRNLSSFNREFIVYESSLSDVLGVLFFNFIALHSYIDLHSFTDFGSQILIIIIISFIAILGLSFLLSRIKHHITYTPIILLVILIYEVSKVYNLPGLIFILVFGMFLGNLDQLKRFNWIEKFRPEKLDKEIVKFKDITIEATFLVRALFFLLFGFLMEAHEILNTQTLPWAAAIVAGILLIRLVSLLLAKLSVLPLLFFAPRGLITILLFIAIVPDQQIPLVNNSLIIQTVVLSVLVMMFGLMFKPKIASNL
- the tsaB gene encoding tRNA (adenosine(37)-N6)-threonylcarbamoyltransferase complex dimerization subunit type 1 TsaB; this encodes MLNIETSSPVCSVCLSKDSNIIDYREDMAGTSHARLLTIFIDELFKQNHISMKELDAVAISSGPGSYTGLRVGFSVAKGLCYALEKPLISIPTLLALFIGMKQKVNNESAFYLPVMDARRMDIYTALYKADGKEMIPASAPTVNTSFEEMLIHYGQIYVGGNAASKCKQVFTSPFIHYVEGIDCDSRTMIMLAEKKFQEQQFEDVAYFEPRYLKEFGAK
- a CDS encoding glycerol-3-phosphate dehydrogenase/oxidase; this encodes MNFSNKNRQHFLEQLTNQSFDLLVIGGGITGCGIALDAALRGMKVALVEKNDFASGTSSRSTKLIHGGLRYLKQFELGLVHQMGRERAVVYQNARHLVIPEKMLLPIEEGGSLGKSAISLALLAYDFLAGIRRKEHRKMLDKRETMTTEPLLNPEELIGGGLYYEYRTDDARLTIEVAKSAYASGALLLNYLEAKEFLYDENKKIEGIKGLDKISGREIEFRATVVVNATGPWVDLLRKEDNSLKGKRLQLTNGVHLVVSIKKLSLKQAAYFDVGDGRMIFAIPRGEITYIGTTDTVYNKSIDSPYCTREDAQYLLDAVNRIFAIEPLQLSDIESTWAGLRPLIFEDGKSPEDISRKDEIIHSSSGLISIAGGKLTGYRVMAEKTVDILVKYLNGNFKPCRTRETRLSGGDFKNDNDLKETLKHLMSEGEQAEIPAIKIQEWFYRYGRNTTAIIETVKKLTSIIKTEDTKYDEAELQYCIEHEMVYHLNDYLIRRSGRLFFERKQYEIRIAPLAHYIGKELGLNETDTQKMVTETRQEFDKAVGF
- a CDS encoding biotin/lipoyl-binding protein, with amino-acid sequence MIKIKVNGKEEFTIENNILNGKPVEWDLVEIRDNAFHIIRDNKGYNAAVVSFNAEDKTMVVNVNGNDYEISIKDKYDLLLQKLGISTKVTSQVKFIKAPMPGLIIHWSVKVGDEVKKGDTLLILEAMKMENVIKSPRDGKVKSINAELRKPVEKNHVILEFE
- a CDS encoding FAD-binding oxidoreductase, which codes for MLDYLIVGQGIAGSLLSWFLLRQNQKVVVIDKGDISTSSKIASGISNPITGRRFVKTWMVDDLFSFAQLTYQEFERLFGQSFYSSTPVIKLFDSIKSQNDWSLRCASYEYLAYLKSEEIIYLDRDKVKNDFGGFEIRGATRLKTAKFLKAYRDYLLSNNNLVEEKFTVDEMRIENDDIFWKDLSAKKIIFCEGAFAVENPYFKYFPFQLAKGERLKIKMKDFYADRILIGEVLVMPEGEADEYYIGATHDWYFDDDQPSEKGKNELLANLRSFLKAPFEVVGHESAIRPTVKDRRPFIGFHPEFPQVGIFNGMGTKGLSLAPYFANHFAEHILNNKTLMPEVDIKRFL